The following proteins come from a genomic window of Gimesia chilikensis:
- a CDS encoding right-handed parallel beta-helix repeat-containing protein: MSPLLWLSHLKRQFRNGQNRKMRLRGKRNQQHRSAAAVQASPQMAETLEDRTLLTAFIVMNTDDSGAGSLRDAIEQANANAGADTITFDASLAGQSIVLSTELQITDDLTVTGLGSDLLTLDGNGDSQIFQVDDGVFNNAITVEISGLTLTNGSGDRGGAIFNQETLSIIDSTLSGNTASLNGGAISNYYGDLSIQNSKLVGNMTGTPEADGYGAGIYQLQGTLTIDNSELTGNQALGLGGGVYILQSDQFLVSHSQFSSNSAHSGGAIYNNNNPLTVEQTLFTENHATGLLGGAIYTNKDSVQISQSQFIENDSVARGGGLFADSGTLTVSTSLFSGNSAETLGGGIQINRANVSVSETTFVGNEAATGGALAVQGRGSLTVSGSTFTENIAVSGGAISNNDAINITIKNSTISYNQATLGGSAFDTFVNSDVSIINSTIVGNEVASIAGAAIFRADGAGSFLLQNSIVAGNTRSQFAGNYTGSNNILQQSLEGLIDPVLSDNGGPTETHALLPGSAALDAGSNSAALTAGLTQDQRGTVFKRIYGDTVDIGAYEFQSLELEVDTTDDIDDGDISPGHLSLREAVRLANTYATADTILFAPALTGQTIVLTSELLISDDVTIIGLGADQLTISGNDLSRIFNVDDSRSQIQLTVQISDLTLSNGSAEKGGAIYNLENLSLLNTILSGNSAESRGAGIYSNGGFLTINNSRFQDNGTSEVTGFHYGGAIYQEGGHLDVNDSEFIGNESRLSGGAIYTVQTTGVSIVGSTFQSNISGYGGAIYNLDSPLTVDQSDFVENEASSNGGAVFNMSSGIEASDDLLNIQNSRFTQNDAGLTGGAIQTTRGNLTVGTSTFTNNRADNAGGAIAHNTGNLSVFDSSFYENRVFQSGGAVYFKGAVSSDNTLTVSGSTFADNTSYGNAGAISASTANVVTIYNSTVSRNKANNTGGGIYLFGGETFTIMNSTIVGNTAKNYDGGGIYVIQTYASCEIINSIIAGNTAGFSMNTQISGRYSGQKNIVGSSTSFILDPVLRDNGGPTKTHALIAGSAAINAGDSTQVIQAGIEFDQRGTGFDRIVGTAVDIGAYEVDIFHAQIDLRIVDEPTATAANGEAEDLPANLLWIDEWGSYWLEIWISTPSTTDRGILSAALQLSYDTSITTPTSIEYGQAFSINQTGDINDQTGTVENLSAESSLTDVGDDQYVLFARIRFESTEQDGIDLDLEGQNLNPQRPDFEIDQSEIRFSEGSSSNEVYGTEPYTQIWANIYDLNDDDAVNFRDLILFTSVYNSIPSESSSVYAWFADLDRNDRVNFQDLISFASNYGKSKSKQSTLNFPQHYPFLWNQFLIVDSQGTRQDTAPAPTQSVAETVLDSVVEQITPQLSPAQQQTLSEIDIKVVDLAGDTLGRAAAGTIYIDVNAAGYGWFIDATPAEHSEFSPASDLTLIALPDSEAAGLIDLRTVILHELSHLLGYDHSEDGLMQETLAPGVRYLADWESDTDEFFGSLADNTELSPF; encoded by the coding sequence ATGTCTCCTCTACTCTGGCTCTCGCACCTCAAACGACAGTTTCGCAACGGTCAAAATCGAAAAATGCGACTACGAGGCAAACGAAACCAGCAACATCGCTCAGCCGCCGCAGTTCAGGCATCTCCGCAGATGGCAGAGACGCTGGAAGATCGTACGCTGCTCACCGCGTTCATCGTAATGAATACAGACGACTCCGGAGCGGGTAGTCTGCGCGATGCCATCGAACAGGCCAATGCGAACGCAGGCGCAGATACGATTACGTTTGACGCCTCTCTCGCTGGGCAGTCGATTGTTCTTAGTACAGAACTGCAAATCACTGATGATCTGACAGTTACCGGCCTGGGATCGGATCTGCTGACCTTAGATGGAAATGGTGATAGTCAGATCTTCCAGGTAGATGATGGAGTATTCAATAATGCTATTACTGTGGAAATCAGTGGCCTGACTTTGACGAACGGTTCTGGAGACCGCGGAGGAGCCATTTTCAATCAGGAAACGCTTTCCATCATCGATTCGACTCTAAGTGGGAATACCGCCTCGCTCAATGGTGGGGCTATCAGCAACTATTATGGTGATCTTTCGATCCAGAATTCGAAACTGGTCGGTAACATGACCGGCACCCCGGAAGCGGATGGATATGGTGCCGGCATCTATCAGTTACAGGGAACTCTGACGATCGACAACTCAGAATTGACAGGTAACCAGGCTCTTGGCCTGGGAGGCGGTGTTTATATTCTTCAGTCCGATCAGTTTCTCGTTTCCCATTCGCAGTTCAGCTCAAACAGTGCGCACTCGGGGGGCGCAATATATAACAACAATAATCCGCTGACCGTTGAGCAAACCCTCTTCACAGAGAATCACGCGACAGGACTGCTCGGCGGCGCGATCTACACAAATAAAGACTCTGTACAGATCAGTCAGAGCCAGTTTATCGAGAATGACTCCGTGGCACGCGGCGGCGGCCTCTTTGCAGATTCTGGCACGCTAACGGTATCTACGTCTCTGTTTTCCGGGAATTCGGCAGAAACGCTGGGTGGGGGAATTCAAATCAATAGAGCGAATGTGTCTGTAAGCGAGACCACATTTGTCGGCAATGAGGCAGCGACCGGCGGGGCGCTTGCAGTACAGGGGCGGGGATCTCTGACGGTTTCCGGATCAACGTTCACCGAAAATATTGCGGTATCCGGAGGCGCGATCAGTAATAATGACGCCATCAACATCACGATCAAGAACAGTACAATTTCGTATAATCAGGCTACGCTGGGAGGCTCGGCATTCGATACGTTCGTGAATTCTGATGTGTCAATCATCAACAGTACGATTGTGGGTAATGAAGTCGCATCTATTGCGGGCGCGGCAATTTTCCGGGCCGATGGAGCAGGTTCATTCCTGTTACAAAACAGTATTGTTGCCGGGAACACACGCAGTCAATTTGCCGGTAATTATACCGGATCGAATAACATCCTCCAGCAGAGTCTTGAAGGACTGATCGACCCGGTTCTGAGCGACAATGGAGGTCCTACAGAAACGCATGCCCTGCTGCCCGGCAGCGCTGCCCTGGATGCCGGCAGTAATTCCGCAGCTCTCACTGCCGGGCTGACACAAGATCAGCGTGGTACGGTATTCAAACGCATCTATGGAGATACCGTTGACATCGGTGCTTACGAATTTCAGTCACTGGAGCTCGAAGTCGATACGACCGACGACATTGACGACGGAGATATTTCGCCCGGTCATTTATCTCTGCGCGAGGCCGTCAGGCTGGCAAATACCTATGCGACTGCCGACACAATCCTGTTTGCACCCGCTCTCACTGGTCAGACGATTGTCTTAACCAGTGAATTGTTGATTTCCGATGATGTGACCATCATCGGCCTGGGGGCAGATCAACTCACAATCAGTGGCAATGATTTAAGCCGAATCTTTAATGTGGATGATAGCCGTTCTCAAATACAGCTTACGGTGCAGATCAGCGACCTGACTCTGAGTAATGGATCTGCTGAAAAGGGAGGGGCGATTTATAACCTCGAAAATCTGTCTCTGTTGAACACAATATTGAGTGGGAACTCAGCCGAGAGCCGTGGAGCAGGCATCTACTCCAACGGAGGATTCCTGACGATAAACAACTCACGCTTTCAGGACAATGGGACCAGCGAAGTCACCGGGTTTCATTATGGCGGAGCCATCTATCAGGAGGGAGGTCATCTGGATGTAAATGATTCGGAGTTTATCGGAAACGAATCCAGACTTTCAGGAGGGGCCATTTATACGGTGCAGACAACGGGTGTCTCGATTGTCGGCTCAACATTCCAGTCGAATATCTCAGGTTATGGAGGGGCAATTTACAACCTGGATAGTCCATTGACCGTAGATCAATCTGATTTTGTGGAGAACGAAGCGTCATCAAACGGTGGTGCTGTTTTTAATATGAGTTCTGGAATTGAGGCCTCGGACGATCTGCTCAACATTCAGAATAGCCGGTTTACTCAGAATGATGCGGGCTTAACAGGCGGTGCGATCCAGACGACGCGCGGCAATCTGACCGTGGGGACCAGTACATTCACAAACAATCGTGCCGATAATGCTGGGGGGGCGATTGCGCATAACACCGGAAACTTATCCGTATTTGACAGCTCTTTTTATGAGAATCGCGTCTTTCAATCAGGGGGGGCGGTTTATTTTAAGGGAGCGGTTTCCAGTGACAATACACTGACAGTTTCCGGTTCCACGTTTGCTGATAATACTTCATATGGAAATGCGGGAGCAATTTCCGCCAGTACCGCAAATGTGGTCACCATCTATAACAGCACCGTTTCTAGGAATAAAGCGAATAATACCGGAGGGGGCATTTATCTGTTTGGTGGTGAAACTTTCACGATCATGAATAGTACGATCGTGGGAAATACTGCAAAAAATTATGATGGGGGAGGCATTTATGTCATTCAGACCTATGCCTCATGTGAAATTATCAATTCCATTATTGCGGGTAACACTGCCGGCTTCTCGATGAATACTCAGATCAGTGGCCGCTATTCCGGACAAAAGAATATTGTCGGATCAAGTACTTCATTTATTTTGGATCCCGTCCTGCGAGACAACGGAGGACCGACCAAAACCCACGCACTGATCGCCGGCAGCGCCGCCATTAACGCAGGTGATAGTACACAGGTCATTCAGGCAGGAATCGAATTCGACCAGCGCGGCACTGGCTTTGATCGCATTGTTGGAACTGCCGTTGATATCGGCGCCTATGAAGTTGACATTTTTCACGCGCAAATCGATTTAAGAATTGTCGATGAGCCAACGGCAACCGCTGCAAACGGAGAAGCGGAAGACCTCCCTGCCAATCTCCTCTGGATTGACGAGTGGGGGAGTTATTGGCTGGAAATCTGGATTAGCACTCCTTCTACAACCGACAGGGGGATTCTGTCAGCAGCACTGCAATTGTCCTACGACACTTCAATCACAACCCCGACCAGCATTGAGTACGGGCAGGCATTTTCAATCAATCAGACAGGGGACATCAATGATCAGACAGGCACCGTCGAAAACCTGTCAGCAGAGTCCAGCTTGACCGATGTCGGGGATGATCAGTACGTGCTCTTCGCCCGCATCAGGTTTGAGTCAACAGAGCAGGATGGCATTGATCTGGATCTGGAAGGACAAAACCTGAACCCACAGCGCCCGGACTTTGAAATCGACCAGTCGGAAATCAGATTCAGTGAAGGTAGCAGTAGCAACGAAGTCTATGGCACGGAACCATATACTCAAATCTGGGCCAACATCTATGATCTCAACGACGATGATGCCGTCAACTTCCGCGATCTGATCCTGTTTACGAGCGTCTATAACTCAATCCCCAGTGAGTCGAGTTCCGTCTACGCCTGGTTTGCTGATCTCGACCGAAATGACAGAGTTAACTTCCAGGATCTGATTTCTTTCGCCAGTAATTATGGCAAGAGTAAAAGTAAGCAATCGACCCTCAACTTCCCTCAACACTATCCGTTTCTCTGGAATCAGTTTCTCATCGTTGACAGCCAGGGCACACGGCAGGACACAGCTCCTGCTCCGACTCAATCAGTGGCGGAAACGGTACTGGATTCGGTGGTCGAACAGATCACTCCCCAGCTCTCCCCGGCACAGCAGCAAACGCTCTCCGAGATCGACATCAAAGTCGTTGACCTTGCAGGCGATACCCTGGGTCGCGCCGCAGCTGGCACCATTTACATCGACGTCAACGCCGCCGGGTATGGCTGGTTTATCGATGCCACTCCCGCAGAGCACAGCGAGTTCTCTCCAGCCAGCGATCTGACATTGATCGCACTCCCCGACAGTGAAGCCGCCGGTCTGATCGATCTCCGCACCGTCATCCTGCACGAACTCAGCCATCTGCTGGGCTACGATCACTCAGAAGACGGTCTGATGCAGGAAACGCTGGCGCCCGGCGTTCGCTATCTTGCCGACTGGGAATCCGACACAGATGAGTTCTTCGGCTCCCTCGCCGACAATACCGAACTCAGTCCGTTTTAA
- a CDS encoding choice-of-anchor Q domain-containing protein, with protein sequence MNNSLWLSTLKQSLYRHLTKRSRSHRNRRSLQNAGSVPAFVSHTSGETLEDRTLLTTFTVTNTEINGAGSLYAAIEAANGSEGADTITFEASLIDQTLMIYNELVITDDVTIIGLGAEHLTLSGDGTRRLFRIDDGDAENSISVELSGFTLTNGFANYTSGGAIHSLETLSVSDVTFVDNQAGVLNDGPVYGGSFGGAIYSAGDLTVTNSTFVRNSADWYGGAIYSTGGLLSVTGCDFTENQTFYSGGAILVQDGDLHVSSSTFSENHSDTLGGGIYVRNGVLTVDDTVFTENSSGTGGGIYHFNSTALTPVFTELSITDCTFQGNTTTSNGGAVSFRSDVSLYSSYYTAFIENSYFTENDASSGGALASTGTNILVSGSTFVKNTARLYGGGISDTSRNLTVQNSLFDQNSADAWGGAIYSNRKLVLQNSTLSGNTALVVGGGIAFGSNNTGWELINATLTGNAASFSGGGIYVSFGILGMIKNSIIAGNTAPSTAQVFPYISRTNSIIQDSLDNLLDPVLRDNGGVTKTHALLPGSAAIDAGDDEALGNVNSFIINRRETTHDSRGTGFERYQGAAIDIGAFEVQSPISRIELTLVDSRTTTDSNGEIASLPDNLDWVDEWSGYWLEIWIDTPATTDLGILSASLNLSYNTAITSAISIEYGAGFTVNQTGDIDDLTGSITNLSAETDLTDLGADQRVLFARIRFESTTDDGIDLDLAGQTLLAQSPEFTLEQTVIELTGGLATEEVQGAAPATRVFANPYDLNDDDNINFRDLILFASVYRTSPREAASDFSWFADLDQSQDVGFRDLIFFTSNYGKSKAGHAEIIYPTNFSTAWNRHLAVGSELLPQVNPRSLEQDAAETMLTSVVESLEPQLTTEENDKLAQVNLEIVDLPEGVLSNTVHDTIYIDINAAGYGWFVDQTPDDNSEFYETGPYTLIAAPHGNSAARGFVDLRTVILHELGHLLGYEHDGAEDVMQATLAPGERRLLNWESAADEYFSALTDETELSPF encoded by the coding sequence ATGAATAATTCGCTGTGGCTCTCCACACTGAAACAGAGTCTCTACCGCCATCTGACAAAACGATCCCGTTCACACAGGAACCGCCGCTCACTGCAAAATGCGGGTTCAGTACCTGCGTTCGTATCACACACGAGTGGGGAGACTCTGGAGGACCGCACGCTGTTGACCACCTTTACGGTTACCAACACTGAGATCAATGGCGCAGGTAGCCTCTACGCCGCCATCGAAGCCGCCAACGGGAGTGAAGGCGCAGATACCATCACATTCGAAGCCAGTCTCATTGATCAGACACTCATGATCTATAACGAGCTGGTCATTACAGATGACGTGACCATTATCGGTCTCGGAGCCGAACACCTGACTCTCAGCGGCGACGGAACTCGCCGTCTCTTTCGCATCGATGATGGGGACGCAGAGAATTCAATCAGTGTAGAGTTGAGCGGCTTCACACTGACCAATGGTTTCGCCAACTACACAAGTGGCGGCGCCATTCACAGTCTGGAAACGTTGTCCGTATCTGATGTTACATTTGTCGATAATCAAGCCGGTGTTTTGAATGATGGTCCTGTCTACGGTGGTAGTTTTGGAGGTGCCATTTACAGTGCCGGCGATCTGACGGTGACGAACAGCACGTTTGTTCGCAACAGCGCCGACTGGTACGGCGGCGCCATTTACAGTACCGGGGGATTGCTGTCGGTCACCGGGTGCGATTTCACTGAAAATCAAACCTTCTATTCGGGAGGCGCAATCCTTGTTCAGGACGGTGACCTGCATGTTTCTTCCAGTACATTTTCAGAAAACCACAGTGATACGTTAGGTGGTGGGATTTACGTCCGGAATGGAGTATTGACCGTCGATGATACGGTCTTTACCGAAAACAGTTCTGGCACCGGCGGTGGCATCTACCATTTTAACTCTACAGCATTGACTCCTGTCTTTACGGAATTGAGCATTACTGACTGTACCTTTCAGGGGAATACGACAACCTCCAACGGAGGAGCCGTGAGTTTTAGGTCTGATGTCTCGCTTTACAGTTCCTACTACACGGCTTTCATTGAAAACAGTTACTTTACGGAAAACGACGCCAGTTCGGGGGGGGCGCTCGCTTCCACTGGGACGAATATACTCGTTTCCGGATCTACTTTTGTCAAAAATACGGCACGCCTCTATGGCGGTGGTATTAGTGATACTTCCCGGAATTTAACGGTGCAAAACAGTCTCTTCGATCAGAACTCCGCTGATGCCTGGGGAGGGGCCATCTATTCCAACCGGAAACTGGTTCTGCAAAACAGCACGCTTTCCGGTAATACCGCATTAGTGGTTGGCGGTGGTATTGCTTTCGGTAGTAACAACACCGGATGGGAGCTCATTAATGCAACTCTGACCGGAAATGCGGCCTCCTTTAGCGGGGGGGGGATCTATGTGTCTTTTGGTATTTTAGGGATGATTAAGAATTCGATTATTGCCGGCAATACGGCCCCTTCGACCGCGCAAGTCTTCCCCTATATCTCAAGAACAAACAGCATTATCCAGGACAGTTTGGATAACTTGCTCGATCCCGTTTTGAGGGACAATGGCGGCGTGACAAAAACCCATGCGTTGCTCCCGGGAAGTGCCGCCATCGATGCTGGCGATGATGAAGCCCTGGGGAATGTGAATTCCTTCATCATCAATCGACGCGAAACAACTCATGACTCACGCGGGACCGGGTTTGAACGCTATCAAGGTGCCGCCATTGACATCGGTGCCTTCGAAGTTCAGAGCCCCATCTCTCGTATCGAACTGACACTGGTTGATTCCAGAACGACCACAGACAGCAACGGAGAAATCGCCTCACTCCCTGACAACCTGGACTGGGTCGATGAATGGAGTGGGTACTGGCTGGAAATCTGGATCGACACCCCCGCAACCACCGATCTGGGAATCCTGTCTGCCTCCCTCAACCTGTCTTACAACACCGCAATCACGTCCGCGATCAGCATTGAATACGGTGCCGGTTTTACAGTCAATCAGACGGGGGACATTGATGATCTGACCGGTTCAATCACCAACCTGTCAGCGGAAACAGATCTGACCGATCTGGGGGCCGACCAGCGCGTCCTGTTTGCCCGCATCCGGTTTGAATCAACGACCGACGACGGCATCGACCTGGATCTCGCAGGCCAGACGCTGCTCGCACAAAGTCCCGAATTCACGCTTGAGCAGACGGTAATCGAACTCACCGGCGGCCTCGCAACCGAAGAGGTACAGGGAGCTGCTCCCGCAACGCGGGTCTTCGCGAACCCCTATGATCTGAACGATGATGACAACATCAACTTCCGTGATCTGATCCTGTTTGCCAGCGTCTATCGAACCAGTCCCCGAGAAGCCGCTTCCGACTTTTCCTGGTTCGCGGATCTGGATCAGAGTCAGGATGTCGGCTTCCGCGATTTGATTTTCTTCACCAGTAATTACGGCAAAAGTAAAGCCGGTCATGCTGAGATCATTTATCCGACGAATTTCTCCACTGCCTGGAACAGACATTTAGCTGTCGGATCGGAACTGCTGCCGCAGGTCAATCCCCGGTCACTCGAACAGGATGCTGCTGAGACAATGCTGACGTCTGTGGTGGAATCCCTGGAGCCACAACTGACAACCGAGGAAAATGATAAACTGGCTCAGGTTAATCTGGAGATCGTCGATCTTCCGGAAGGCGTTTTAAGCAACACCGTGCATGACACGATCTACATCGACATCAATGCCGCCGGCTACGGCTGGTTCGTGGATCAGACTCCCGATGACAACAGCGAATTCTATGAGACAGGGCCATACACGCTCATCGCAGCGCCTCATGGAAATTCTGCCGCTCGCGGATTTGTCGATCTCAGAACAGTCATCCTGCACGAACTCGGCCACCTGCTTGGCTATGAACATGACGGCGCCGAAGATGTCATGCAGGCCACGCTGGCGCCCGGCGAGCGTCGACTGCTGAACTGGGAATCCGCAGCCGATGAGTACTTCAGCGCCCTGACCGACGAGACGGAACTCAGTCCGTTTTAA
- a CDS encoding TerC family protein gives MFEWIASPEAWIALATLASLEIVLGIDNIIFISILVGRLPEKERDLARKLGLSLAMIARLILLFSISWVMGLTEPWFSLFGYDFSGRDLILIGGGLFLLAKATHEIHNSLEGPTAHEKASSTATATFGSVLVQIGMLDIVFSLDSVITAVGLADHISIMAIAIVLSVGVMLLAAKSIGDFVDRHPTIKILALSFLIMVGVTLMVEGFQVHVPKGYIYFAMAFSVTVEMLNLRMRKAHAEPVHLHKKLEEGEAS, from the coding sequence ATGTTTGAATGGATCGCCAGTCCTGAGGCCTGGATCGCGCTTGCAACACTTGCCAGCCTGGAAATTGTACTCGGCATCGACAACATCATTTTCATTTCGATCCTGGTGGGACGGCTCCCTGAGAAAGAACGCGATCTGGCACGCAAACTGGGCTTGAGCCTGGCGATGATTGCCCGTCTGATTCTGCTGTTCTCGATCTCCTGGGTGATGGGGCTGACCGAACCCTGGTTCTCCCTGTTCGGCTATGATTTTTCAGGACGCGACCTGATCCTGATTGGCGGTGGCCTGTTCCTGCTGGCCAAAGCGACGCATGAAATTCACAACAGCCTGGAAGGACCGACGGCACACGAAAAAGCTTCATCCACCGCGACAGCGACCTTCGGTTCGGTCCTAGTGCAGATCGGCATGTTGGACATCGTCTTTTCGCTGGACTCGGTAATCACCGCGGTCGGACTGGCCGACCACATTTCGATCATGGCGATAGCGATCGTCCTTTCGGTCGGCGTGATGCTGCTGGCTGCCAAGTCGATTGGTGACTTCGTGGACCGGCACCCGACCATCAAAATCCTGGCGCTTTCCTTCCTGATCATGGTCGGCGTGACGCTGATGGTCGAAGGCTTCCAGGTCCACGTTCCCAAAGGCTATATCTATTTCGCGATGGCCTTTTCCGTCACGGTGGAAATGCTCAATCTGCGGATGCGGAAAGCGCACGCCGAACCCGTGCACCTGCATAAGAAACTGGAAGAGGGTGAGGCCAGCTGA
- a CDS encoding ThuA domain-containing protein has protein sequence MCAPSLSKYSLLLMCCFCLFSCAAGEPSSQAQAEQTEAQDQGDKLSVLLIDGQNNHNWRETTPVLKKILENSGKFTVEVSTTPPGVPRPPRKPANKKLTEEQEKQFAEYKKAWEAEVARLQKENPALWKQWRPDFKKYDVVISNYNGENWPKEVQQAFDEYVTNGGGFVSFHAADNAFPEWDAYNKMIAVGGWAGRDEKSGPMLRLRDGKWEQDTTAGRGGTHGTRIPVVVKVREAEHPIVKGLPVEWMHPADEVYGKLRGPAENVQVLATAYSEPSERGTGEHEPIMMVIDYGKGRVFHTTLGHDTTALQGTGFQITLQRGAEWAATGDVTQSVPEVDWKDNEPTVQTP, from the coding sequence ATGTGCGCGCCGTCATTGTCAAAATATAGTCTCTTGCTGATGTGCTGTTTCTGTCTGTTTTCCTGTGCCGCAGGAGAGCCGTCCAGTCAGGCGCAGGCCGAGCAGACAGAAGCCCAGGACCAGGGCGATAAGCTGTCGGTGCTGTTGATCGACGGGCAGAATAATCATAACTGGCGGGAGACGACCCCGGTGCTGAAAAAGATCCTGGAGAACTCGGGTAAATTCACCGTGGAAGTTTCCACCACGCCGCCAGGCGTTCCCCGTCCACCGCGGAAACCCGCCAACAAGAAGCTGACGGAAGAACAGGAAAAACAGTTCGCGGAATACAAGAAAGCCTGGGAAGCCGAAGTCGCCCGACTGCAGAAAGAGAACCCGGCGCTCTGGAAGCAGTGGCGTCCCGATTTCAAAAAGTACGATGTCGTCATCAGTAACTATAATGGCGAGAACTGGCCCAAAGAAGTGCAGCAGGCATTCGACGAATACGTCACAAACGGCGGCGGCTTCGTGTCGTTTCACGCAGCCGACAATGCGTTTCCGGAGTGGGACGCTTACAACAAAATGATCGCCGTCGGCGGTTGGGCCGGTCGCGATGAAAAGTCCGGTCCGATGCTGCGTCTGCGGGACGGCAAGTGGGAACAGGATACCACCGCCGGTCGTGGGGGCACGCACGGCACTCGGATTCCGGTTGTGGTGAAAGTTCGCGAAGCAGAACACCCGATCGTGAAAGGCCTGCCCGTGGAATGGATGCACCCTGCCGACGAAGTCTACGGCAAACTCCGCGGGCCGGCTGAGAATGTCCAGGTGCTGGCAACCGCCTATTCCGAACCCAGCGAACGGGGAACCGGCGAGCACGAACCGATCATGATGGTTATCGATTACGGCAAGGGACGCGTCTTCCACACCACCCTCGGTCACGATACGACCGCCCTGCAGGGGACCGGTTTTCAGATCACCCTGCAGCGGGGTGCCGAATGGGCGGCGACCGGCGACGTCACGCAGTCCGTTCCCGAAGTCGACTGGAAAGACAACGAACCGACCGTGCAGACTCCCTGA